The nucleotide window ATTATTAAATCTAAAACATTATAACCAATTTTATTTTCATTGGGATTTAAAATTTTGTATTTTTTATAGAAAATATATGTCATGCTTTGAATTTTGTTTATTTACTTTTTGTGAGTCTATCTAAAACTTTTTTTAAGAATTTTACCTTACCTGCACCCATAAATCTGGCTTTTATTTTCAGATTTTTATCCAGAACAATAGTTGTTGGCGTGCCAACCACCCTAAAGGAAACCATTGTTTTGTAGTCAGAAATCAACACAGGCAGGTCAAATCCCCATTCCCTTTTTCTTTCTTCAATAGTTAATATATCCCTTGTATTTAAAACAACAGCATAAAATCTAACTTTGTCTTTATATTTTTTAGCCAGTTCTGACACTTCAGGAAGTTCTCTTTTACATCCATGACAGTAAATCTGCCAGAATACAAGCACAGTAGGTTTTCCTTTGAAACTTTCTACACTGACCTTTTTACCATTTAAATCATAAAAATAAAGCTTTTCAATATTTTTAGCATTTGCTATTCCTGTAAAGACAAATATTGCCAAAATTAAACTAAGTGCTATATTTTTCACCTTAAGCCTCCGAAAAAGTATTATCAAAAATAAATATAACCCAAAAAGGTAAAAATGAATATAAGAGAGCAATTAGAAGAACTGGAATATCAGTTTTTACACCCGTCTGCCGCAAAAAGTAGAGAGGCAAAAAGAGAAAAAGAAGAAAAGGAATGTGATCTAAGAACAAAATTCCAGAGAGACAGAGACAGGATTCTTCATTCAAAAGCATTCCGCAGATTAAAACATAAAACACAGGTTTTTTTGTCCCCGGAAGGTGACCATTACAGAACAAGAATGACACATACATTAGAAGTGGCACAGATAGGTAGAACAATAGCAAAAGCATTACGCCTTAATGAAGACCTTGTGGAAGCAATAGCCCTTGGACATGACCTTGGGCATACCCCTTTTGGACATGCAGGGGAGTTTATCTTGAAGGAAGGGGCTTCATATCATCATGCCAGACAGAGTCTTAGAGTTGTGGAAAAATTAGCAAACGAAGGAAAGGGACTTAATCTGACTGAGGAAGTCCGGGATGGCATTCTGAAACACAGCAAAGGTAAATCTCCACTTATAGCAGAAGGAAATATGCCAAAAACCCTTGAAGGAGAAATCATAAGACTTGCAGACAAAATAGCCTATATAAACCATGACCTTGAAGATGCAATGAGAGCTCGTCTAATAGATGAAAATGATATACCCTCTGACATAAAAAAAATTCTTGGTGAAACAAAATCTGAAAGAATCTCAACCATAGTAAAAAGTGTAATTTATTCAACTATTGAAAATAATTACCATCATGTTGTTATGGATGAAAAGATATATAAAGCAATGTATGACCTTCGCCAATGGCTGTTTGATAATGTTTATCTCGCAAAACCTGTTGTTGACGAATTAGAAAAGGGAAAAGGAATAGTAAGGGCTTTATATGAATATTTTGTAGAACATTATG belongs to Persephonella sp. and includes:
- a CDS encoding TlpA disulfide reductase family protein, with the protein product MKNIALSLILAIFVFTGIANAKNIEKLYFYDLNGKKVSVESFKGKPTVLVFWQIYCHGCKRELPEVSELAKKYKDKVRFYAVVLNTRDILTIEERKREWGFDLPVLISDYKTMVSFRVVGTPTTIVLDKNLKIKARFMGAGKVKFLKKVLDRLTKSK
- a CDS encoding deoxyguanosinetriphosphate triphosphohydrolase is translated as MNIREQLEELEYQFLHPSAAKSREAKREKEEKECDLRTKFQRDRDRILHSKAFRRLKHKTQVFLSPEGDHYRTRMTHTLEVAQIGRTIAKALRLNEDLVEAIALGHDLGHTPFGHAGEFILKEGASYHHARQSLRVVEKLANEGKGLNLTEEVRDGILKHSKGKSPLIAEGNMPKTLEGEIIRLADKIAYINHDLEDAMRARLIDENDIPSDIKKILGETKSERISTIVKSVIYSTIENNYHHVVMDEKIYKAMYDLRQWLFDNVYLAKPVVDELEKGKGIVRALYEYFVEHYEEIPYYQKYLELWGEYEPKQAAVDYVAGMTDRFALKTYERIFIPKSWHIL